The Pseudomonas sp. G2-4 genome window below encodes:
- a CDS encoding S8 family serine peptidase, with product MNERYNLLVKFTPDSIFNVINGKIFFHEAEKLEKDASFLSHLEYRHAIPELAETGEIKNEENSIDFSQYKGLVYIKSAPSMSFEELQRLATTLRDMDIVEYVEIEPVEPELDPVVPAPTPPGECMSAASTSTTPNFVDRQDYLQGDLGSDAIGIDAMNAWRLFEATGRGIRCADIENGHFAYDHEDLEGANFIELVPMPGENTNDHGTAVAGVVFARNNGFGILGVAYDVDVFYGISQGPLGRVGGIAEGLKHLRAGDVFIYEMQTGGREGKLVPADFNRAVWDITKQATDAGIIVIAAAGNGSEDLDHPFYEEYRSRGDNGSILVGAGTRTGRNRFVFSTYGSPIHLQGWGDGYIATCGIGDLFNEGPTKTYTSLFAATSAATAVVGAAAIAVQSWFKRTSTVITPRHMRELLIRTGTPQGTGGHIGPLPHIVNAIASMSAVEPPAPAN from the coding sequence ATGAATGAACGCTATAATTTGCTTGTGAAGTTCACCCCAGACAGTATTTTCAATGTAATTAATGGAAAGATTTTCTTTCATGAAGCAGAAAAACTGGAAAAGGATGCGAGTTTTTTATCTCATTTAGAATATCGCCATGCCATTCCGGAGCTGGCAGAGACGGGCGAAATAAAGAACGAAGAAAATAGTATTGACTTCTCTCAATACAAGGGACTCGTTTATATCAAAAGCGCACCCTCCATGTCATTTGAAGAATTGCAGCGCCTCGCAACGACGCTGAGGGATATGGATATTGTAGAGTATGTTGAGATCGAGCCAGTCGAGCCTGAGCTTGATCCAGTCGTGCCTGCTCCGACGCCGCCAGGCGAATGTATGTCAGCAGCCTCCACGAGTACAACTCCAAATTTCGTTGATCGACAAGATTATCTCCAAGGTGATTTGGGATCAGATGCTATTGGCATTGATGCCATGAATGCCTGGCGATTATTTGAGGCTACAGGGCGAGGCATTAGATGTGCCGATATCGAAAACGGCCATTTTGCTTACGATCATGAAGATCTGGAAGGCGCTAATTTTATTGAGCTTGTTCCCATGCCCGGTGAGAATACCAATGACCACGGGACTGCAGTTGCTGGTGTCGTCTTTGCTAGAAACAATGGATTCGGCATTCTGGGCGTTGCCTATGATGTTGATGTATTTTACGGGATTTCACAGGGTCCTCTTGGCCGTGTTGGCGGTATTGCTGAAGGTTTGAAACACTTAAGAGCCGGAGACGTGTTTATATATGAAATGCAAACGGGTGGTCGTGAGGGCAAATTGGTACCCGCTGATTTCAATAGGGCTGTTTGGGACATAACAAAACAGGCCACTGATGCTGGAATCATCGTTATCGCCGCCGCCGGCAATGGCAGTGAAGATTTAGATCATCCGTTTTATGAGGAATATAGAAGCCGTGGGGACAATGGGAGTATTCTCGTCGGCGCCGGGACACGGACCGGCCGTAATCGCTTCGTTTTTTCTACATATGGCAGCCCGATACATTTACAGGGGTGGGGTGACGGGTATATAGCTACTTGCGGCATTGGTGATCTTTTTAATGAGGGGCCTACGAAGACTTATACCTCACTTTTTGCAGCAACCTCTGCGGCCACTGCCGTTGTAGGAGCAGCCGCCATTGCGGTGCAGTCATGGTTTAAAAGGACGAGCACGGTAATAACGCCAAGACACATGAGGGAGCTATTAATTCGGACGGGGACACCTCAAGGAACAGGTGGGCATATCGGTCCACTTCCTCATATCGTGAACGCCATTGCCTCAATGTCTGCGGTCGAACCGCCGGCACCGGCGAACTAA
- a CDS encoding OprD family porin has protein sequence MPFATKHLTTPGQLSPSLNPLWLLVVLTGSTAPAVAAETAQNTPGLLEGATLEVLSRNFYLNNDYRSPTPAGKSYKQEWAQGFIASFESGFTPGTIGVGIDAHGFLGLKLDGGKGHSGTGLLPLNDDGQSEDGYSSAGGALKLKASRTTLAVGEMTVESPVFDTADKRLQPEYASGLLLSSREFDGVDLQAGHFSAFKNQDASTGKGDFSGYGATTRNGAIDFIGADLFTGQALGGALYASELSDTWRQYYANLHTTLGDLFLDGNLYHTRDQGKASAGVIDTTAYSLSGKYRLNAQAFTLAYQKINGDTPFDFVGGDSIYLANSIKYADFNGPGERSWQARYDLDLGTLGIPGLSFMARYVTGRGIDGSHAPQGGAYNPFDTDTGTYSPLQGDGGRHWERDLDLHYTVQSGPAKDLSLQLSHVTHRANSAQAGDDIDRLYIVIQYPLKLGPL, from the coding sequence ATGCCGTTTGCGACAAAACACCTCACCACCCCGGGACAACTATCACCCTCGCTGAATCCCCTTTGGCTACTTGTCGTACTCACCGGCAGCACCGCACCGGCAGTGGCGGCAGAAACCGCCCAAAACACGCCTGGTTTGCTCGAGGGCGCAACGCTTGAAGTACTCAGCCGCAACTTCTACCTCAACAATGACTATCGCTCACCGACACCGGCGGGCAAAAGCTACAAACAGGAATGGGCCCAAGGTTTCATCGCCTCGTTCGAGTCCGGCTTCACGCCCGGCACAATCGGCGTAGGCATCGATGCCCACGGTTTCCTGGGGTTGAAGCTGGACGGCGGCAAGGGGCACTCAGGGACGGGCTTATTGCCGTTGAATGATGATGGGCAAAGCGAAGATGGCTACTCCAGCGCTGGCGGCGCGCTGAAACTCAAGGCCTCACGGACCACCTTGGCGGTCGGCGAAATGACTGTGGAGAGTCCGGTATTCGATACCGCAGACAAGCGCCTGCAACCGGAATACGCCAGCGGCCTGCTGCTCTCCAGCCGAGAGTTCGACGGCGTCGATTTACAGGCGGGCCACTTCAGTGCGTTCAAGAATCAGGACGCCTCGACCGGCAAGGGTGACTTTTCCGGTTACGGGGCCACAACGCGCAACGGCGCCATCGACTTCATTGGCGCCGACCTGTTCACCGGCCAAGCCCTGGGCGGCGCGCTCTATGCCAGCGAACTGAGCGATACCTGGCGCCAGTACTACGCCAACCTGCATACCACCCTTGGCGACCTGTTCCTCGACGGCAACCTGTACCACACCCGCGACCAGGGCAAGGCCTCCGCCGGGGTCATCGACACCACTGCCTATAGCCTGAGTGGCAAATACCGGCTCAATGCCCAGGCGTTCACCCTCGCCTATCAGAAAATCAACGGCGACACGCCCTTCGATTTCGTCGGCGGCGATTCCATCTACCTGGCCAACTCGATCAAATATGCCGACTTCAACGGCCCGGGCGAGCGCTCATGGCAAGCGCGCTACGACCTCGACCTGGGCACCTTGGGCATTCCCGGCCTGAGCTTCATGGCGCGCTATGTGACTGGACGCGGGATCGACGGCAGCCATGCCCCACAAGGCGGTGCCTACAACCCATTCGATACCGACACTGGCACTTACAGCCCACTACAAGGCGATGGCGGACGCCATTGGGAGCGCGACCTGGATCTGCATTACACCGTGCAGTCTGGCCCGGCCAAGGACCTGTCGCTGCAACTGTCCCATGTCACCCACCGCGCCAACAGCGCCCAGGCCGGCGATGACATCGACAGGTTGTACATCGTCATCCAGTACCCGCTCAAGCTGGGGCCGTTGTGA
- a CDS encoding polysaccharide lyase family 7 protein: protein MIDLTSWNLTIPEGTPAKVIETPRLVDGYSDKYFRSGKSLFFWAPVTGSTTSKSEFPRSELRETFRDGRLRNWTYTEAEHRLSASLIVNQMPSEGRIVIGQIHIYQGKGPLLKVEYLYDPPKKTGRVVVNYRLKPNSADTTVVLADGVELKKKLSYEVRLSPAGYLKVSAQGNQWGKQLSSSWKNKKLYFKAGAYALDNTGYKSEGAQVTFTRLEVGHRAR from the coding sequence ATGATTGATCTGACATCCTGGAATCTGACGATTCCAGAAGGGACCCCTGCGAAGGTGATTGAAACTCCACGCTTGGTGGATGGCTACTCCGACAAGTATTTTCGGTCCGGCAAGAGCTTGTTTTTTTGGGCGCCGGTGACTGGCTCGACGACTTCAAAGTCCGAGTTCCCGCGCAGTGAGCTTCGGGAGACGTTCAGGGACGGGCGGCTGCGCAACTGGACCTACACCGAGGCAGAACATCGGCTTTCAGCCAGTCTGATCGTCAATCAGATGCCTTCCGAGGGCCGGATTGTCATCGGGCAGATCCATATCTATCAAGGCAAGGGCCCGTTGCTCAAGGTTGAATACCTTTACGATCCACCAAAGAAAACCGGCAGGGTGGTGGTTAACTATCGGCTCAAGCCCAACAGTGCAGACACGACTGTTGTCCTTGCCGACGGCGTGGAGCTGAAAAAGAAATTATCCTACGAAGTGCGCTTGAGCCCGGCCGGCTATTTGAAGGTCAGTGCCCAGGGGAATCAATGGGGCAAGCAACTGAGTTCCAGCTGGAAGAACAAGAAACTGTACTTCAAGGCGGGCGCGTACGCCCTGGACAATACCGGCTATAAAAGCGAAGGCGCCCAAGTCACCTTCACCCGGTTGGAGGTCGGCCATCGGGCGCGCTGA
- a CDS encoding amidase: protein MIEITEVSIAQLRAALESGQTTAVELVQAYLARIEAYDGPDTPTALNAVVVRNPEALQEAQASDARRASGQTLGPLDGIPYTAKDSYLVKGLTAASGSPAFKDLVAYRDAFTIERLRAAGAICLGKTNMPPMANGGMQRGVYGRAESPYNGDYLTAPFASGSSNGAGTATAASFAAFGLAEETWSSGRGPASNNGLCAYTPSRGVISVRGNWPLTPTMDVVVPYARTMADLLEVLDVVVAQDPDTRGDLWRLQPWVSIPSVESVRPVSYPSLAASPAALAGIRFGVPRMYINADPDAGTADAPGIGGPTGQRIVTRASVIALWAQARKALEACGAEVVEVDFPLVSNCEGDRPGAPTVFTRGLVSKEFLHHELWDLSAWAFDDFLRANGDPALNRLADVDGPKIFPHDPGTLPNREDDLAAGMDEYVKMAERGITPWDQIPTLPDGLRGLEQTRRIDLEDWMDRLGLDAVIFPTVADVGPADADVNPASADIAWSNGVWVANGNLAIRHLGVPTVTVPMGVMADIGMPVGLTFAGRAYDDSTLLRLASAYESIGSKRLIPPRTPPLSTDGI, encoded by the coding sequence ATGATCGAAATCACCGAAGTCTCCATTGCCCAACTGCGTGCGGCCCTCGAGTCCGGCCAGACCACTGCGGTAGAGCTGGTCCAAGCCTACCTCGCCCGGATCGAGGCCTATGATGGCCCCGACACGCCCACCGCCCTCAACGCGGTGGTGGTTCGCAACCCCGAGGCGCTGCAGGAAGCACAGGCGTCCGATGCCCGTCGAGCCAGCGGCCAGACGCTGGGGCCGCTCGACGGCATTCCCTATACCGCCAAGGACAGTTATCTGGTGAAGGGCCTCACCGCCGCTTCCGGAAGTCCGGCGTTCAAGGATCTGGTTGCCTACCGTGATGCGTTCACCATCGAGCGGCTGCGCGCCGCCGGGGCGATCTGCCTGGGCAAGACCAATATGCCGCCCATGGCCAATGGCGGTATGCAGCGCGGGGTCTATGGCCGGGCGGAGAGTCCGTACAACGGCGACTACCTCACCGCCCCGTTTGCCTCCGGTTCCTCGAACGGTGCAGGTACCGCCACCGCGGCCAGTTTCGCGGCGTTCGGCCTGGCGGAAGAAACCTGGTCGAGCGGACGCGGCCCGGCATCGAACAACGGTCTGTGCGCCTACACGCCTTCGCGCGGTGTGATCTCGGTGCGTGGCAACTGGCCGTTGACCCCGACAATGGACGTTGTCGTGCCCTATGCCAGGACCATGGCTGACCTGCTCGAAGTGCTGGACGTGGTAGTGGCGCAAGATCCCGACACGCGGGGAGATCTGTGGCGCCTGCAACCCTGGGTGTCCATTCCCAGTGTCGAGTCGGTGCGTCCCGTCTCGTATCCAAGCCTGGCTGCCAGCCCTGCTGCACTTGCCGGCATTCGGTTCGGTGTCCCCCGCATGTACATCAATGCCGATCCTGACGCCGGTACGGCGGATGCTCCCGGCATCGGCGGTCCGACGGGGCAGCGAATCGTCACCCGCGCCTCGGTGATCGCCCTCTGGGCACAAGCTCGCAAGGCCCTGGAAGCCTGTGGTGCCGAAGTGGTCGAGGTGGATTTCCCGCTGGTGTCCAACTGTGAAGGTGATCGCCCTGGCGCCCCCACAGTATTCACGCGTGGCCTGGTTTCCAAAGAGTTCCTGCACCATGAACTGTGGGACCTGTCGGCCTGGGCGTTCGATGATTTCCTGCGGGCCAACGGCGATCCAGCATTGAATCGCCTGGCCGACGTCGACGGCCCGAAGATCTTCCCCCACGACCCCGGCACCTTGCCCAACCGCGAGGACGATCTCGCCGCCGGCATGGATGAGTACGTGAAGATGGCCGAGCGTGGCATCACGCCTTGGGACCAGATCCCCACCCTGCCTGACGGCCTGCGCGGCCTTGAGCAGACACGTCGAATTGATCTTGAAGACTGGATGGACCGGCTTGGCCTCGATGCGGTGATTTTCCCCACCGTCGCCGACGTCGGGCCGGCGGATGCCGATGTCAATCCAGCGTCTGCCGACATCGCCTGGAGCAATGGGGTATGGGTCGCCAATGGCAACCTCGCCATCCGGCACCTGGGCGTCCCCACTGTGACGGTGCCGATGGGCGTCATGGCAGACATCGGCATGCCCGTCGGACTGACCTTTGCCGGCCGCGCCTATGACGACTCGACGCTGTTGCGCCTGGCTTCGGCGTATGAGTCGATCGGCTCCAAACGGTTGATTCCGCCTCGTACGCCGCCACTGTCAACTGACGGGATATAA
- a CDS encoding GntR family transcriptional regulator translates to MKSLSSDARLPLYQRLRDQLAEQIANNRWRPGEAIPTEAALSAEYQLSTGTVRKAIDALVSEGVLERQQGRGTFIRRPQFQSSLFRFFRFQTAAGERRVPESRILSIEPVPAPSAVAQALGLSLDAPVIRIVRVRLLDVKPVLAEEIWLPRSRFQPLLEIDLSQKGPLLYPIYEETCGQVVAYAEETLTAESVNEVHARLLHVPVNSPVVVIERLARDYAGNPLEWRRSRGHAEHFRYSVEIR, encoded by the coding sequence ATGAAATCCCTCTCCAGCGATGCTCGCCTGCCGCTTTACCAACGTTTACGGGACCAATTGGCCGAACAGATCGCCAATAATCGCTGGCGTCCGGGTGAGGCGATTCCCACCGAGGCCGCACTGTCGGCGGAATACCAACTGTCTACTGGCACCGTGCGCAAGGCCATCGATGCGTTGGTCAGCGAAGGCGTCCTGGAGCGTCAGCAAGGCCGTGGCACTTTCATTCGCCGGCCGCAGTTTCAATCCTCACTGTTCCGCTTCTTCCGCTTTCAAACCGCCGCGGGTGAGCGCCGGGTGCCGGAGAGCCGCATCTTGTCCATCGAGCCCGTGCCTGCGCCCTCGGCGGTGGCCCAGGCGTTGGGGCTGTCGCTCGACGCCCCGGTGATTCGCATCGTTCGGGTCCGTCTGCTGGACGTGAAGCCGGTGCTCGCCGAAGAAATCTGGTTGCCGCGCAGTCGGTTTCAACCTTTGCTCGAGATCGACCTGAGCCAAAAAGGGCCATTGCTCTATCCCATCTACGAAGAAACTTGCGGCCAGGTGGTCGCTTATGCCGAAGAAACCCTTACCGCTGAGTCGGTGAATGAGGTGCACGCGCGATTGCTCCATGTACCGGTCAACAGCCCGGTGGTGGTGATCGAACGTCTGGCGCGGGACTACGCCGGCAATCCACTGGAGTGGCGTCGCTCTCGCGGGCATGCCGAGCATTTCCGCTACAGCGTGGAAATCCGTTGA
- a CDS encoding MFS transporter — MFSWYRQVTARERKTFWACFGGWSLDALEVQMFGLAIPALIAAFALSKGDAGLISGVTLVTSAIGGWVGGTLSDRYGRVRTLQWMILWFSFFTFLSAFVTGFHQLLIVKALQGFGIGGEWAAGAVLMAETINPKYRGKVMGTVQSAWAVGWGLAVGVFTLIYSLVPQDMAWRVMFVVGLLPSFLIIWVRRNVEEPDSYQRLKKEQVIPQSFFKSLGGIFRPELIRVTLFGGLLGLGAHGGYHAVMTWLPTFLKTERNLSVLNSGGYLAVIIFAFWCGCVVSGFMIDRIGRRKNIVLFALCCVVTVQCYVFLPLSNTQMLFLGFPLGFFAAGIPASLGALFNELYPADVRGAGVGFCYNFGRVLSAVFPFLVGHMSDSMSLGSAIGIDAGIAYGVAVLAALCLPETRGRSLEASPASVQASASGTESARA, encoded by the coding sequence ATGTTCAGCTGGTATCGCCAAGTCACTGCGCGGGAGCGCAAAACGTTTTGGGCCTGTTTCGGTGGATGGTCGCTCGATGCGCTGGAAGTACAAATGTTCGGTCTGGCGATACCGGCGCTGATCGCCGCGTTCGCCCTGAGCAAGGGCGATGCGGGGCTGATCAGCGGGGTGACCCTGGTCACCTCGGCCATTGGCGGCTGGGTCGGCGGGACGTTGTCAGACCGTTACGGTCGGGTGCGCACGTTGCAATGGATGATTTTGTGGTTCTCGTTCTTCACCTTCCTGTCTGCATTCGTCACCGGCTTTCACCAACTGTTGATCGTCAAGGCCCTGCAGGGTTTCGGGATCGGTGGGGAGTGGGCCGCCGGTGCCGTATTGATGGCCGAGACCATCAATCCCAAATACCGTGGCAAGGTCATGGGTACCGTGCAAAGTGCCTGGGCGGTGGGTTGGGGGCTGGCGGTCGGGGTCTTCACGCTGATCTATTCCCTCGTGCCGCAAGACATGGCCTGGCGGGTGATGTTCGTGGTGGGCCTGCTGCCGTCCTTCCTGATCATCTGGGTCCGGCGCAACGTTGAAGAGCCCGACAGTTATCAGCGCCTGAAAAAAGAACAAGTCATCCCGCAAAGTTTCTTCAAGTCCCTGGGCGGTATCTTTCGCCCTGAGTTGATCCGCGTGACGTTGTTTGGCGGACTGTTGGGCCTGGGCGCACACGGTGGTTACCACGCGGTGATGACCTGGCTGCCAACGTTCCTTAAAACCGAGCGCAACCTGTCAGTGCTGAACTCCGGCGGTTACCTGGCGGTCATCATCTTTGCGTTCTGGTGTGGCTGCGTGGTCAGCGGCTTTATGATCGACCGTATTGGCCGGCGCAAAAACATCGTGCTGTTCGCGTTGTGCTGTGTCGTGACCGTGCAGTGCTATGTGTTCCTGCCGTTGAGCAATACCCAGATGCTGTTCCTGGGGTTCCCGCTCGGCTTCTTCGCCGCGGGGATTCCGGCGAGCCTGGGAGCGCTGTTCAACGAGCTTTACCCGGCGGACGTGCGCGGCGCCGGTGTAGGGTTCTGCTACAACTTCGGTCGCGTCCTGTCGGCGGTGTTCCCGTTCCTGGTCGGGCACATGAGCGATTCCATGTCCCTGGGGTCGGCCATTGGCATCGATGCCGGGATCGCCTACGGTGTGGCCGTGCTCGCGGCGCTGTGCCTGCCGGAAACCCGAGGTCGCAGCCTCGAAGCCTCGCCTGCATCGGTGCAAGCTTCTGCCAGCGGGACCGAGAGCGCCCGAGCCTGA
- a CDS encoding amidohydrolase family protein, translating into MPDTCSTPITGIDSHAHVFSRELNLAAARRYTPGYDATLSQYLNHLQTHGLSHGVLVQPSFLGTDNSYLLAALRQAPEQLRGVVVLEPDVSRAVLDDMARLGVVGVRLNLMGKAVPDFRDAAWRDFFGHIADLDWHVELHLDAQDLPGLIRQLMPFGIKLVVDHFGRPDARLGTDQPGFAELMELGLSEQVWMKVSGIYRLAGTDQQNLEFARCALSLLEQGFGPRRLVWGSDWPHTQHEGHVGFDTVMAQLQALQCSAPLMRALLVDTPRSLFRF; encoded by the coding sequence ATGCCTGATACTTGTTCCACGCCGATCACCGGCATCGATTCCCACGCTCATGTGTTCAGTCGCGAGTTGAACCTGGCCGCCGCACGGCGTTATACCCCCGGTTATGACGCCACGCTCTCGCAGTACCTGAATCACTTGCAAACCCATGGCCTGAGCCATGGCGTATTGGTGCAGCCAAGCTTTCTCGGCACCGATAACAGCTACCTGCTGGCGGCATTGCGGCAGGCTCCGGAGCAATTGCGCGGCGTCGTGGTGCTGGAGCCAGACGTCAGTCGTGCCGTGTTGGACGACATGGCCCGACTGGGGGTGGTTGGCGTTCGGCTGAACCTGATGGGCAAAGCCGTGCCTGATTTTCGCGACGCGGCCTGGCGAGATTTTTTCGGCCACATCGCTGACTTGGATTGGCACGTCGAACTGCACCTCGATGCGCAGGATCTGCCCGGGTTGATTCGGCAACTGATGCCCTTCGGCATCAAGCTTGTGGTCGACCACTTCGGCCGTCCCGATGCGCGATTGGGCACCGATCAGCCTGGCTTTGCCGAGTTGATGGAGCTAGGACTGAGTGAGCAGGTGTGGATGAAGGTGTCCGGCATCTATCGATTGGCCGGAACGGATCAGCAGAACCTGGAATTCGCCCGCTGCGCGTTGTCTCTGCTGGAGCAGGGTTTCGGTCCTCGTCGCTTGGTGTGGGGCAGCGACTGGCCGCACACGCAGCATGAAGGACACGTCGGTTTCGATACGGTGATGGCGCAGTTGCAAGCCTTGCAGTGCTCGGCGCCGCTTATGCGCGCATTGCTGGTCGATACTCCTCGGTCGTTGTTCAGGTTTTGA
- a CDS encoding PAS domain-containing methyl-accepting chemotaxis protein, whose translation MFNKTLKDELTAKTAELATYKGLVGALERSMAVIEFSPDGKVLRANENFLKTMGYRDEQLSGLSHRDFCSPALAGSAEYREFWSRLRSGQFVSGTFQRRTSQGQNVWLEASYNPVMDEQGRVAKVVKYALDVTARVASEAETQGKLKALDRAMAVIEFDLNGNVLTANDNFLGTLNYSLAELKGKHHRMFCEPNLVSSSEYSDFWRRLNNGEFFSGQFKRLGKHGKVVWLEASYNPVYDAEGKLSKIVKFASDITERVEKFEEDSRGASRAYHISSETEKVAEQGAQVIQQTAKEMRQIADNIGASGRLVGQLGARSEEITAIVNTIRGIADQTNLLALNAAIEAARAGDQGRGFAVVADEVRQLAGRTSRSTAEIAEMIGMILSETREAVASMNVTHEGALRGVTLADQAGSVILQIRAGTTDALEAVSMFASKLDESEVIPKTAVGWVG comes from the coding sequence ATGTTTAATAAAACTCTAAAAGATGAACTGACGGCTAAGACAGCCGAATTGGCAACATACAAGGGATTAGTCGGCGCTCTGGAACGGTCGATGGCCGTCATCGAGTTCAGCCCGGATGGCAAGGTTCTTCGCGCCAACGAGAACTTCTTGAAAACCATGGGCTACCGCGACGAGCAGTTGTCGGGGCTGTCCCATCGGGATTTTTGTAGCCCCGCGCTGGCAGGCAGTGCCGAATACCGCGAATTCTGGAGCCGCCTGCGATCCGGCCAATTCGTTTCCGGTACTTTTCAGCGACGCACCTCGCAAGGTCAGAACGTATGGCTGGAGGCTAGCTATAACCCTGTCATGGACGAGCAAGGTCGCGTAGCCAAAGTCGTCAAGTACGCGCTCGACGTCACTGCCCGCGTCGCCAGCGAGGCCGAAACCCAAGGCAAACTTAAAGCACTCGATCGCGCCATGGCGGTGATCGAGTTCGATTTGAACGGTAACGTCCTGACTGCAAACGATAACTTCCTTGGCACCCTGAATTATTCACTGGCCGAGCTCAAGGGCAAGCACCACCGGATGTTCTGCGAGCCGAACCTGGTCAGCAGTTCTGAATACAGCGATTTTTGGCGGCGCCTTAATAACGGTGAGTTCTTCAGCGGTCAATTCAAGCGTCTCGGCAAGCACGGTAAGGTCGTTTGGCTGGAGGCCAGCTACAACCCGGTCTACGACGCCGAAGGCAAGCTGAGCAAGATCGTGAAGTTCGCGAGCGACATCACCGAGCGGGTCGAGAAGTTCGAAGAAGATTCACGCGGCGCCTCCCGTGCCTACCACATCTCCTCCGAGACCGAGAAAGTCGCCGAACAGGGCGCGCAGGTTATCCAGCAGACGGCCAAGGAAATGCGCCAGATCGCCGACAATATCGGGGCGTCCGGGCGGTTGGTTGGGCAGTTGGGGGCTCGTTCCGAAGAAATCACGGCCATTGTCAATACCATTCGCGGCATCGCCGACCAGACCAACCTGCTGGCGCTTAACGCGGCCATCGAGGCCGCACGTGCAGGGGATCAGGGCCGGGGCTTTGCGGTGGTCGCCGACGAAGTTCGGCAATTGGCCGGGCGGACAAGCCGTTCGACAGCCGAGATTGCCGAGATGATCGGCATGATTCTTTCAGAGACCCGGGAAGCCGTCGCGAGCATGAACGTCACCCATGAAGGCGCGCTACGTGGGGTCACGCTGGCAGACCAGGCGGGATCGGTCATCCTGCAGATCCGGGCCGGGACGACCGATGCGCTTGAAGCGGTGAGCATGTTCGCCTCCAAGCTCGATGAGTCCGAGGTGATACCCAAGACGGCCGTCGGCTGGGTCGGCTGA